The window GAGCTGGTGTGCGCCCGCGCGGCCCAGGCCAGCGCCCTGGCGCGCGGCTGCAGGCTCTCGCTGGCCGCCGCGCTGGTACGCGAGTGCAAGATCACGCGCGAGGTGCTCGACCAGCGCCTCGCGCGTACGCTTTCCCCCGAATCGCCGGTATAGCGGCGCCCCAGCTGCGCACTGCTTCCAAGGCAACCTGGCCTACCCACTATAGCCGCGTAACCCTAGCCGGCGGCAGCCCACACGCCGGCTGGGCTATCGCGCATGCCCGCGCGCCCGAAAGTCGCCGCTGATTCGGCGCTACTTTTCCGTGTGCGTGTCGGTTCCTTCGACGAGTTTTGTACTATCGTCGCTAGGAGCCTGGCATGTCCGAACTTGAAGCACCACCCACGCCCAGCTCCGCACCTCCATTACGTGGCCGATCGACCGATCATCGTGGCGATGATGGCTCTTCGGTGCGCCCGCGCTGGCGCCGCCGGGCCTGGAGGTGGCTGGCCAGTGGCCGGGGCGCCGCAGCGGTTGCGCTGCTGGGCGTGATCGGCCTGCTGGCCTGGGCGGCGCACAGCCCGCGCTTCCTGGTGCATCGCGTGACGATCAGCGGCAACCGCCTGGTCGATACGTCGACACTGACCACGATCGCGGCGGTCGAAGGCCAGCCGATCTGGGCGGTCGACCCGGCCCAGGTGGCGGCGCGGCTGCAGGCCCACCCCTATATCAGCGACTCAACCGTGACGCTCAGGCTGCCCGACCAGGTGCAGATCGACGTACACGAGCCGCGCCAGGCGATCAGCTGGCAGAGCGGGGCGCAGCGCTTCGCGATTGCGCCCGATGGCCGCCTCTCGCCGCTGGATGCCAGCATCCCGATTAGCGCAACGTCAATCATCCAGGACTGGCGGAGCACGCCGGCCGGCGCCAACGACCGCGTTCCGCCGGCGGTGGTCGCGCTGGCACAGGCACTGATTGTGCGCCTGCCGGCCGAGACCGGGCTGACGCTACAGATGCTCGGCTGGGATCTTGTGCATGGGCTCGTCGCACAAACCAGCGACGGGCGCGTGTTGCTCTGGGGCGACGGCTCCAGCTTCAATCGCCAGCTGCAGGTCGCTGCAGCGCTGAACCAGCAGCACATCGAATATCGGGTGCTCGACCTGCGCGGGCGCATCGCCGCCTATCGTCTGGAAGGCGATCCATCGCTTCCACTACCATCAACATCCACACCACCAGCGAGGGAACCATGAAAGATCGCATCATTGTTGGGCTCGACATCGGATCATCGCGCATCTGCACAACTGTCGGCCAGGTTGCTACTGATGGATCGATTGCCTGGATCGCATCGGCCAGCGCACAGGCGCGCGGCATCGACCGCGGGCGGCTTGTGAACATCGAAGAGGCCGCCAGCGCCGTGATCGAGAGCGTGCGCGCGGCCGAGCGCCTGAGCGGCTATCGGATCGCCACCGCGTTTGTCAGCATCTCGGGCACACACCTGCGTGCGCAGAACAACGTCGGGGTCGTGGCAGTTGGGCGCAGCAGCCCCACCATCACACTCACCGACATCGACCGCGCGATCGAGTCGGCCCAGGCCGTGACGCTGCCGCCGCGCAACGAGATCGTCCATGTCATCCCGCGGGTCTACACAGTCGACCAGCAGCGTGGCATCCACGACCCGCTGGGCATGACCGGGTTTCGCCTCGAGGTCGAGGCCCACCTGGTGAGCGGCGACACCGCAGCGATCACCAACCTGATCCGCGGCGTGCAGCGCGCCGGGCTCGAGATCGACGAGCTCGTGGCGGCGCCGGTGGCGGCCTGTGCCAGTGCGCTGAGCGCAGAAGAGCGCGCGCACGGCGTGCTGCTGATCGATCTCGGCGCCGGCACCACTAGCATCGCGGTGGTCACGCAGGGCCAGATCGCCCACTGCGCAGTGCTGCCGATCGGCAGCATGCACATCACCAACGACATCGCGATGGTGCTGCAGGTACCCGCGCGCGAGGCCGAGCTGCTGAAGTGCCGCTATGGCCGCACGCTCGTCGAGGCGAGCGTACCCGAGGCCGAGGCGCCGATCGACGAGCCAGGGCTACCGGCGGTAAGCCGCAGCGTGCTGAACCAGATCATCACCGCGCGCACCGAAGAGATCGCCGACATGGCCGCCAGCGAGCTGCGCAATAGCGCCAGCCGCGGCCAGGTGACCGCCGGGGTCGTGCTGAGCGGCGGCGGCGCGCAGCTGCCAGGCATGGCCGAGATGCTGCGCGAGACGCTGTGCATGCCCGTACGCGTGGCCGAGCCTGCACCGGCCGATATTCTGTGTACGCCATCCGAAGCCCAGCCCAGCGCGGTGAGCCTGGGGCTAGTGCAGTGGGGCGCCGAGCACGGCCCGGCTAATCACGCCCATACGATGCGCGAGCCGAGCGGGCTGGCGCTGAACAACCACTACGATCGGATCAAAAGCTGGCTGCGGACATTTGTAGCCTAACTGAGGAGATCACCACTATGTCAACCTTGCACATCCCCTCACTCGCGATCGACAGCCCGGCCACGATCAAGGTGGTTGGCGTCGGCGGCGGCGGCTCGAACGCAGTCGACCGCATGATCATGGAAGGCATGCAGGGCGTCGAGTTCATCACCGTCAACACCGACGCGCAGGCGCTGGCCAGCTCGCGGGCCTCGCACCGCATCCAGATCGGCACCGCGCTTACGCGCGGCCTGGGCTCGGGCGGCAACCCGGTGATCGGCCAGAAATCGGCTGAGGAAAATACCGAGGAGCTATACCAGGCGCTCAAGGGCGCCGACATGCTGTTCGTCACCGCCGGCATGGGCGGCGGCACCGGCACCGGCGCCGCGCCGGTGGTGGCCGGGATCGGCCAGGATCTGAAGATGCTCACGGTGGGCGTTGTGACGCGGCCGTTTAACTTCGAGGGCAGCTACCGGCGCAAGATGGGCGAGCAGGGCATCGAGCAGCTGCGCCCGCTGGTCGATACGCTGATCGTCGTACCGAACGACCGGCTGCTGCAGACCGCCAACCGCCACACCTCGATGGTCGAGGCCTTCCGCATGGCCGATGGCGTGCTGCGCCAGGCCGTGCAGGGCATCTCCGACATCATCACCCAGCGCGGGATCATTAATGTCGACTTCGCCGACGTGCGTGCGATCATGACCCAGCAAGGCTCGTCGCTAATGTCGATCGGCCATGGCACCGGCGACAATCGCGTGGTCGACGCCGTGACCGAGGCAGTCACTTCGCCGCTGCTCGAGGTTTCGATCGACGGCGCCAAGGGTGTGCTGTTGAATGTGATCGGCAGCGAAGACCTGGGGCTGCTCGAGGTGTACGACGCCGCCGAGATCGTGGCGCGCTCGGTCGATCCCGAGGCGCAGATCATGTTCGGCGCGGTGGTCGACCCGCACTTCCCGCCCGGACAGGTGCGCGTCACGCTGATCGCCACCGGCCTAGATGCCAGCCGCACCGCGCCGCAGCGCGCGCGCAACTTCATCAGCACCGCGACACGCGCGCCGAGTGTGCCGAGTGTTGTGGCCCCCGCACCCGAGCCGGCCCCGCGCGCGCCGGCCGCCGAAAGTGTCGCGGCGACCGCGCCGGTGAGCCTGCTGCCACGCCGGTCGGTCGCCGCCGATGACCTTGATGTTCCTGCGATTCTGCGCCGCCACGCGGTGGCAGCCGGTGCCGAAGCCTAACAACGAAAAACCGCCGTCCACGAGACGCATGACGCGTTACATGGCGTGCGGTGAAGGTGCAGCTGGGGCGGCAGCCGGCCGACTCAGAGTGGAGCCTGGCCGGTTGGTGCGCGCATGGGGTTACTCGTCGTCGCCGTCGTCGAGCGCATCCCAGGCATCGCTATCGCCACACTGGTGGCAGACATCAACACCATCGGTGATACCCAGGTGTACCGTCACGTCTTCACAATCATCGCAGTACGAGACAGATGCATGTAAGCCGTTTAGCCCACTGTCCACAAGTAGCATGGTCGTTCTCCTCGGTTGTGTGGCATGCTCGTAACAAATCGTTGGGCACAGCATGACAGAACGATCGCACCTTGCGAAGATCGCCAGATTACAGGCACGTAACGCAGAGATGACAAGAAGATGACTCAACGTTTTCGCGCGGCTGCGCCGGCCCAGAGCCAGCCCTCGTTCTGGCGCATGCTGATGATCCTTCTGGCGATGCTGCTGGGGCTCGGCAGCATCCTGATCCGGCTTGGCGACGTGCAGGTGATCAAGCGCAGCGCGCTGGCCACGCGTGCCGACCGGCCGGTGATGCGCACGCTGACGGTGCAGGCGCGCCGCGGCACGATCACCGATCTGCGCGGGCTGCCGCTGGCGATCGATGTCGACCGCCAGAGCCTGTATGTGGTGCCCGAGCTGATCGAGGCCGAGCGCCGCCCGCAGGTGGCCGCGCAGCTGGCCGGGCTGCTGAATCGCTCGATCGACCAGATCGTGCCGGCGCTGAGCGACACCAGTGTGCGCTGGCGCCTGGTGGCGCGCGGGCTGCTGCCGGCGGCTGCCCAGCAAGTGGCGGCGCTCGATGAGCCGGCGCTGCGGCTGCTGTATGAACCACAGCGCGTGTACCCACAGGGCGCACTCGCCGCGCATGTGCTGGGCGGGGTCAACCTGAATGGCGACGGCCTGGGCGGGATCGAGTCGTCGTACGATACGCTGCTGCGCGGCACAACCGGCATTATCACCGCCGAGGTCGATGCGCTCAACCAGCCCATCCCGCTCCAGCCCATCCACGAGCAGCTGGGCCACGACGGCGCCGACCTGGTGCTGACGATCGACGCCGGGCTGCAGACCATGGTTGAAACCACGCTGCGCGGTGCGGTCGAAAAACACCACGCCGAGTCTGGCATCGCGATTGTGCTGAATGTGCGCGACGGCGGCATCCGCGCCATGGCCACCTTTCCAGCCTACGACCCGAATCACTATGCCGACGCACCGCCCGAGCGCTACTCGCAGAACCCGGCAATCGCCCGGCTGTACGAGCCAGGCTCGACGTTTAAGCTCGTGACCACGGCGGCCGGCCTGCAGAGTGGCGCGTTCAGCACCAGCACCACCGTACCCGACCCTGGTGCGATCGAGCGTGACGGCTGGACGCTACGCAACTGGAACGGCGCCGGCCATGGCGCGATCACACCCGGACAGATGCTGTACTACTCGAGCAATATCGGCGCGGTACACCTGAACGACCTGACCGGCCCCGACGCGTTCTACACCATGGTTACGGCCTTTGGCTTCGGCCGGCCGCTTGGCGTCGACCTGGCCGGCGAGGCCGGCGGGATCGCCTACCAGCCCGGCGATGCCGAGTGGAATAGCCTGCGCTTCGCCACCAACGCCTACGGCCAGGGCATCGCCGTCACGCCCCTCCAGATTGCGCAGATGGCCGCGATCGTCGGCAACGACGGCGTGCCGGTGGTGCCGCACGTGGTCGCGTCGATCTGCCGTGAGCGCACATGCCTGCCGCAGGCCCCGGCCGTCCAGCCGCGGGTGATCGCGCCAACGGTTGCCGAGGCCATCCGCACCATGCTGATCGCCAGCGCTAACCATTATGTAAACGCCGAGGCACCCGACAGCAACTGGCTGGTGCCGGGCTACGCGGTTGGCGCCAAAACCGGCACGGCCTCGATCCCCTCGGCCGACGGCACCTACGAAGACAACGCCACCATCGGGTCGGTGGTTGGGCTGGTGCCGGCCGACCAGCCGCGCTACGCGCTGCTCGTTGTGATCATCCGGCCGCAGGGCGACATATATGGCCTGCAGAGCGCACTACCGACCTTTCGCACGATCGCGGCGCACCTGGTGCGCACCAGCGACGTAGCCCCCGATCCGGCGAAAGCCGGACCCGACCAGGCAATCGGCGCGGTGCCGCAATAATCAGAGACTCTTTTCGAAAGGAGCGTCGGTATCCCGATGGAACGACGAACATCGTTGCGGGCGAACCTACAGCATCGCACTCGCACTGTATTCAGGAAGGAACGCGCCAATGTGGTGGATCGTATGGCTCGTAGTTATGGTACTGGCGCCATGTCTCGAAGGGCTACACGTGATCTGGGAGCTACGGACGCCGGCCGAGGAGCAGCCCGACGCCGCCGCGCAATCGGCCGGCTCGAGCCGCTAACGCGCCTGGCCCGGCTGCGCTGGCGCCAGCTGTGCCGCAGCCTCGGGCTGCTCAGCCCGGTGCTGCGCCATGCCCACGGCCTGGCCGCCGCCGGCCTGCTGCTGATCCAGCTGGTGATGAGCGTCAGCACGATCTGGATCGACCGGGCCATGGCCGAGCGCGAATCGATCGTCGCGGCCGAGGTGGCGCAGCTCGAGCTCGACCGCGACCGGCTGACGATCGCGGTGGCGCAAGCCGGCGACCCGGCCGCGATCGAGGTGCGCGCACGCGACACCCTGTTCTATGTACGGCCCGAGGATCACCTGGTAATCATCCCTGGTGCGGCACTCGCAGACGAGATCGCATCGCCGCCGTGGTGGCTGTATGAATAAGCAAGTGTTCAACAATCCAGCCCAGCGCCTGAGCGGTGTGGCACGCGGCCTGCAGAGCCGGGCCGGGCGCTGGTTTGGCTGGCTGCTGGTGGGCGTGATGGCGATTGTGCTGCTGATGCAGATCAGCGCGCTGACCACGCGCACCTACGCAGTGTACGACCTCGAGGCAGCCCGCACGCAGCTACAGCGTGAGCGCCGCGACCTGGTGCTGGCGCTGAGCACCGCCCAGCCGCTGGCCGATCTGGCGACGACCGCGACCGCCGCCGGGCTACAGCCGGCCGCGCCCGAGCAATGGACTGTGCTGAGCGCGCCAACCCAGGAGGCCCATCCATGAGTGTATCGCGCCCTAACCTGCGGCGTGCGGGCATCGCGCAGCTGCGTACGCAAGCGCCGGTGCGCAGCACCAATGTGCTGGGCGACCCACTGCTGGCAGCGGTGCTGGTTGGCATGGTACCGTTCGGCCTGCTGATGGTCGGCAGCGCCTCGTTTGTCGACGCGATCACCACGCACGGTGGCCAGGCCTGGTACTACGCCCAGCGCCAGCTGGTGGGCTGCGTATTCGGCGCAGGCATCTTCGCGTTCGGCCTGCGCACACCCTACCGGATCTGGCATCGCAGCGCGCTCGGGCTCATGCTGGTGGTGCTGGGGCTGCTGGCGCTGGTGCTGGTGCTGCCGATCACGATCACCCAGGTGAACGGCGCGCGCAGCTGGTTCCGCTTCGGCACATTCAGCTTCCAGCCGGCCGAGCTGGCCAAGTTCGCGATCATCGTCTACTTCGCGCGCTGGCTCTCGCGGCGGGCCGGGCAGGTAGCCGATGCCGGCGCGGGGCTGGTGCCATACGCGCTGATGATGGGGATTATGTGCGGCCTGGTGATGCTCCAGCCCGACCTGGGCACCACCACGGTGCTGGTGCTGATCGGTGGGATCATGTATATCGCGGCGGGCGCGCGCCTGCTGCACATCGCCCTGGCGCTGGTGATCTCGAGCACGGCCTTCTGGGCTATGGTGCGCCTGGCACCCTACCGCGCCGACCGGATCGCGGCGTGGCTCGACCCGTTCAGCCACTATGATGGGGCCGGCTACCAGCCGGTGCATGCGCTCTCGGCGCTGGCACGCGGCGGGATATTTGGGGTCGGGCTGGGCCAGAGCCGCGAGAAATTCCTGTGGCTGCCGCAGGCACACACCGACACGATCCTGGCGATCATCGGCGAGGAGTTCGGCTTCCTGGGCACGCTGGCGGTGATCCTGTGCTTTGCGATCATCGCGTGGCGCGGCATCCGCATCGCCCTCCGCGCGCCCGACAGCTTCGGCCGGCTGCTGGCGGTCGGCATCACCGCGTGGCTGGTCGGCCAGGCGATCATCAATATGTCGGTCGTCGTCGGCCTGATTCCATTCACAGGGCTTACGCTACCGTTCATCAGCTATGGCAGCTCGTCGATCATGACCTGCCTGCTGGCCGGCGGGGTGCTGCTCAATATCGCGCGAGCAAGCGACAGCCCGCACGCCAGCGCCGACACCCGCAGCGAGTGAGCCGGCCAGGCAACCTGGCGCTCGGCCGCAGGCTACCCATCCCGACCACGCACGACCTGGTATTCAGTGCAATGCAACTACATCCTGGAGAGATCGCTATGCCTCAACTCGTTCAACTCACAATGATGGTGGTGCTGTTTGTCGCCGGCCTGGTGCTGCTTGGCAGCGGGTTGTGGATCATTCTGACCCGCGAGTACCAGGAGACGCTGCGCGCGCTCTCGGCTCAGTCGGGCCGCGTGTCGAGCAAATCGCTGAGCGACCTGGCCATCCAGCCGGCGCTCGAAGGCGCCTCGCAGCTGATGGACGCGATCACGCGGATGGTGCAGACCGCACTGGGCATGGGGGCGTTCCTCTGCGTTCTCGGCGCGCTGCTGTGCGCGGCGAGCCTGTGGTTGTCGTTGCAGCTGGGTTAGGCCAGGAAGGGACGGTGCATCATGGAGAGAGCCGATTCGCGCGCCCAGACTGCGGCGATTCTCGCGGCGCTAACGACCATGCGGTCGACACGCCCCGACCTGGCGGATTGGTGCGAGCGCGTGCCTGCGCTGCTCGAGCTGCTCAGCGCCGAGCCGTGGGCTGGGCGCTGGGCACAGCTACCCGACGCCGCACAGGGCACTGCGGCACTGCTGGCGGCCTGGGCCGAGCCTGAGCACGGGCTGGCACCCAAGCCCGAGGCGCTGGCCGCATTCAGAATAGCCGGCGTGCTTGCGGCGCAGGCCGCCGCACCCTGGCCCCCCGCCGACCACCAGCCCGCGCTGGTGGCTCGCTGTCTGATGGGCCTGAGCGCCAACCCGCTGGCGCCGCTACGCACAATCGCGCATGCGCGCGACGCCGCCGCGCTGGCCGAGGCGCTCGACGAGCCGAACGCGCGGGCGATTGACATGAGCGCGCTGCTGGCCGATCTGCCCGCGCCGGCGCTGGTGGCGCTGCTGAGCGCAGCCGCCGCGACGGCCCACCCACAGCTGCCGCAGATCGTGGCGGCCGCGCATAGCACCGGCCGGGCCGCGCCCGACCATGGCGCGGCGCTGGTGGCCGCGCTGCTGCCGCAGCATCCAGTCGAAGCCGCTGCGCTGGCCGAGTCGATTGTAGCGGCCTGGCCCAAGCACCTGAGCGCCCGGCTGGCGCTGGCGCGCGCCTATGGCTGCGCCGGCGATACGGCGGCGGCGGCGCCACTGCTGGCCGGTGCGCTGGCCGAGCTCGACCGGCTGGCCGCCGCTGCCGCCGCCGACCTGGCTGCCACCGAGCAGGCGCTGGGCCGCCCCACCCAGGCCCGCACCGCCTGGGCGCGCGCGCTGGCGCGCAACCCCGCGCACGCCGACGCGGCAGTGGCACTGGCACGCCAGGCCCTGGCCAGCGGCCGCCGGGCATATGCCGAGCGCATCCTGGCGGCGCTGGTGGCGCGCAGCGCCGGCGCCGAGCTACCCGCGCTGCTGCCCGCGCTGCACCAGGCCGCACTTGAGGCACCGCTCCGCGCGGCGCTAGCGCGCGCCGCAGCGGCCCAACCCAACCACCCCACAACGCTGTATTACACCGGCCTGCTCCAGCAACGCGACGGCGCGCTCGACCAGGCCCAGGCCACGCTGACGCGCGCGATCGTGCGGGCGCCGCGCTGGTGGGCGCCGCGCCTGGCGTACGCCGACCTGCTGCGCGCGCGCGGTGCGCTCGACCCAGCCGCTGCCGAGTATCGCGCGGTGCTCGAGCGCGACCCGGCCAACACCCAGGCGCTGATCGGGCTGGCCCAGATCGGCGCGGCCAAGGGCGACCTGCCAGGCGCGCTTGCGCTGGCCGAGGCGCTGGTGCGCAGCGCGCCCGCCGCCGCCGAGCACCATGCCCTGCACGCCGACATGCTGATGGCCGCCGGGCGCGCAGCCGAGGCGATAGCGCCGGCCGCGCACGCGCTCGCGCGTGATGCCACGCCGGCGCACACGGTGCGGCTGGCCAGCGCGCAGCTGGCCAGCGGCGCGCCGCACGACGCTGTTGCGACGCTTCAGGCGGCGCGTGCGCAGGCCGGCGATCAGCCAGATCTGCTGGCGCTGCTGGCCACCTCGGCCGCTGCAGCCCAGAACTGGACAGCCGCGCTCGACGCCTGGAGCACGCTCTTCCAGCACCACCGCGATGCCGCCAGCGCGCGCGGGGCCGCGCAGGCAGCCCGATCGGCCGGCGACCTGGCCCAGGCGCGGGCATGGCTGGCGCGCGCGCTGCGCTGCACACCGCACGATAGCAACCTGTGGATCGAGATCGCGGCGGCGCATAGCGCCGCCGCCCGCCCGCGTGCCGCCGTGCGGGCCTACCTGCACGCCATCAAGGCCGGCGCGCCGGCCAGCCTTCAGCGCAACCTGGCCCAGGCCTACCTTCAGGCTGGCGACACGCACGCCGCGCGCGCATGCCTCGAGGGCTATATTGCCGGCGCCCCACAAGACGCACTGGCGTGGCACCTGCTCGGGCGGGTGTGCATGCTCCAGGCCGACCGGGCCGGCGCGCTCGCGGCCGCCGAGCGGCTGGCCACGCTACCAGCGCTGCCCAGCCCGATCGCCTGCTGGCTGATCGACACGCTCGCGGCCGCTGGCCTGCGCGGCCGTGCCCGCGAGGTGGCCGATGCAACCATCGCGGTGGCCCCGCACGACGCGGCCCTGCGCGCGCGGCGCGCCGGGCTGCTGCTGAACGCCGGCGCGATTGCCGAAGCCCGCGCCGATGCGCTGGCCGCGCTCACACGCCAGCGCGACCTAGCGGCCGCCCGGCTGATCCTGGCGCGCATCCAGCTGCGTGAAGGCGGCTATGCCGCCGCAAACACAACCCTCGCGCCACTTGTCGGCGACCCACGCCACGCCGATGTGGTCGGGCCGCTGCTGGCCGAGGCGCTCGAGGGCTGCGGCGATATGGCCGAGGCCCTGCCCTACGCCGAGCGCGCACTCGCACGCACCCCGGCCGACCCGGCGCTGCGCGCGCGTGTAGCCCGGCTACTGCTGGCAACCGATCAGCCCGAGCGCGTCGTGGCACTGCTGGCAGGCCAGCTCGATCAGCCCGAGCTGCTGATCGTGCGCGCGCAGGCTGCCGCCGCGCTTGGGATGGCCGAGGCTGCCGAGCACGACGCACAGGCCGCCGCCGGCCGCGCCCCCGACAGCGCCGTAATCGCGCTGGCCGCCACGGCTATCGCCACCACCACGCTGGCCCCGGCCGGCGCGCGCCAGCAGTGGCTTGCGCTACTCAAGCGCTTCCCGGCCGACCGCGCCATCCGGCTGCGGGCCGCACAGGCCACGTTCGCAGATGGCGACGCACGTGCGACGATCGGCCTGCTGCGCCCGCTGGTGGCGAGCGGCCCTGCGTCGGGCGAGGTCGCCGGGCTGCTGGGCCAGGCCTACGTGTACGCCGGCCATGTACACGATGGCGTACGCACATTGCGGTACGCACTGCGCCATGCACCCGATGCCGCCGCGCGCACCACCCTTCAGCTTGCGCTGGCCAACGCCTACGTTCAGCACGGCTGGACGGACGACGCCCATGCCATGCTCGAGGCACTGCTGGCCGATAAGCCTGATCACAGCGAGGCCCGGCGTATGCGCGCACGCCTGGCGCTGGCGGCGGCCGATCTGCCGGCCGCTGCGGCCGACCTCGCGCTGCTGGATGATCGCGACGCCGATACGGCCGAGCTGCGCGCCACGCTGGCCGCGCGCCAGGGCGATTGGGATCGCGCACTGGCCGCGCAACGCCAGGCCTGTGCGCTCGAACTGAACCCGGCGCGCATCGCGCGGCTGGCCGAGCTGTGCGCCGCAGCCGAACGCCCCGCCGAGCAGATCGCGGCGCTCGAATCGCTGACAACACACGCGCCCGCGCCGGCACACTGGGCCGCGCTGGCCCAGGCCTACGCTGCGGCCGATCGGCGCCCGGCCGCGCGCACGGCCTGGGAGTCGGCCCTGGATGCCAGCGCGCCGGCCGAGTGGTGGGCGGCCTATGGACACCTGCTGCTGGCCGACGCCGACCCGCACGGGGCCAGCGCGGCACTTGGGCGCGCGCTGGCGCTCGACCCGGCCGATGCCGCGAGCGCCGCGACGCTGGCCGATATCTGCGCCGTGCCGTCGGAGCGGGTCGAACTGTTGCGGCAGGCCACCCGCAGCGCGCCCAAAGACGCCACGCTCTGGCGCAAATTGGCGCACGCGCTCGACGCCGCAGGTGCCGGCGATGAAGCCCGCCAGGCCCTGCGCCAGGCCAGCGCGTTAGCGCCCGACGACCCCGTGGCGGCCGAGTCTTACGCCAATGCGCTGCTGGCGGCCGGCGAGCGCCTCGACGCGGTCGAGGTACTCGAGCAGGCCTGCGCCGCACCCGACGCCCCGGCCTTCCTGCTGGGCCGCCTGGCCGATGTTCTGGTTGAAGGGCTGCCGTTCATCGGCGACCTGGTGCGCCTGCCGGCCGCGCCCGACCCGGCGCGCCAGCGCTTGACGGCCCGTGCCGATCTGCTGCTCGAGCAGGCCCGCACCCGCGAGCCGGAAGCGCCGCAATGGTGGCTCAGGGCCGCGCGCTTGCGCCTGGTGGCTGGTGATCGTCGCGGGGCGCACCGCCTGCTGGCCGAGCTGCCCTGGGATCGGCTGAACGAGGCCGACCACAGCAGCGCGCGGGCCTTACGTGCGCTGGCGCTGGCCGGCAGCGGCGAGCTACAGCTGGCTGCGGCCGACGCGCGTGAGCTGCTCGGCACGCCCGATGGCACGGCCATGCGCGCCATCCTGGCCGAGGCGGCCTA of the Candidatus Kouleothrix ribensis genome contains:
- a CDS encoding FtsQ-type POTRA domain-containing protein encodes the protein MSELEAPPTPSSAPPLRGRSTDHRGDDGSSVRPRWRRRAWRWLASGRGAAAVALLGVIGLLAWAAHSPRFLVHRVTISGNRLVDTSTLTTIAAVEGQPIWAVDPAQVAARLQAHPYISDSTVTLRLPDQVQIDVHEPRQAISWQSGAQRFAIAPDGRLSPLDASIPISATSIIQDWRSTPAGANDRVPPAVVALAQALIVRLPAETGLTLQMLGWDLVHGLVAQTSDGRVLLWGDGSSFNRQLQVAAALNQQHIEYRVLDLRGRIAAYRLEGDPSLPLPSTSTPPAREP
- the ftsW gene encoding putative lipid II flippase FtsW, translated to MSVSRPNLRRAGIAQLRTQAPVRSTNVLGDPLLAAVLVGMVPFGLLMVGSASFVDAITTHGGQAWYYAQRQLVGCVFGAGIFAFGLRTPYRIWHRSALGLMLVVLGLLALVLVLPITITQVNGARSWFRFGTFSFQPAELAKFAIIVYFARWLSRRAGQVADAGAGLVPYALMMGIMCGLVMLQPDLGTTTVLVLIGGIMYIAAGARLLHIALALVISSTAFWAMVRLAPYRADRIAAWLDPFSHYDGAGYQPVHALSALARGGIFGVGLGQSREKFLWLPQAHTDTILAIIGEEFGFLGTLAVILCFAIIAWRGIRIALRAPDSFGRLLAVGITAWLVGQAIINMSVVVGLIPFTGLTLPFISYGSSSIMTCLLAGGVLLNIARASDSPHASADTRSE
- the ftsA gene encoding cell division protein FtsA, with protein sequence MKDRIIVGLDIGSSRICTTVGQVATDGSIAWIASASAQARGIDRGRLVNIEEAASAVIESVRAAERLSGYRIATAFVSISGTHLRAQNNVGVVAVGRSSPTITLTDIDRAIESAQAVTLPPRNEIVHVIPRVYTVDQQRGIHDPLGMTGFRLEVEAHLVSGDTAAITNLIRGVQRAGLEIDELVAAPVAACASALSAEERAHGVLLIDLGAGTTSIAVVTQGQIAHCAVLPIGSMHITNDIAMVLQVPAREAELLKCRYGRTLVEASVPEAEAPIDEPGLPAVSRSVLNQIITARTEEIADMAASELRNSASRGQVTAGVVLSGGGAQLPGMAEMLRETLCMPVRVAEPAPADILCTPSEAQPSAVSLGLVQWGAEHGPANHAHTMREPSGLALNNHYDRIKSWLRTFVA
- a CDS encoding penicillin-binding protein 2; this translates as MTQRFRAAAPAQSQPSFWRMLMILLAMLLGLGSILIRLGDVQVIKRSALATRADRPVMRTLTVQARRGTITDLRGLPLAIDVDRQSLYVVPELIEAERRPQVAAQLAGLLNRSIDQIVPALSDTSVRWRLVARGLLPAAAQQVAALDEPALRLLYEPQRVYPQGALAAHVLGGVNLNGDGLGGIESSYDTLLRGTTGIITAEVDALNQPIPLQPIHEQLGHDGADLVLTIDAGLQTMVETTLRGAVEKHHAESGIAIVLNVRDGGIRAMATFPAYDPNHYADAPPERYSQNPAIARLYEPGSTFKLVTTAAGLQSGAFSTSTTVPDPGAIERDGWTLRNWNGAGHGAITPGQMLYYSSNIGAVHLNDLTGPDAFYTMVTAFGFGRPLGVDLAGEAGGIAYQPGDAEWNSLRFATNAYGQGIAVTPLQIAQMAAIVGNDGVPVVPHVVASICRERTCLPQAPAVQPRVIAPTVAEAIRTMLIASANHYVNAEAPDSNWLVPGYAVGAKTGTASIPSADGTYEDNATIGSVVGLVPADQPRYALLVVIIRPQGDIYGLQSALPTFRTIAAHLVRTSDVAPDPAKAGPDQAIGAVPQ
- the ftsZ gene encoding cell division protein FtsZ — protein: MSTLHIPSLAIDSPATIKVVGVGGGGSNAVDRMIMEGMQGVEFITVNTDAQALASSRASHRIQIGTALTRGLGSGGNPVIGQKSAEENTEELYQALKGADMLFVTAGMGGGTGTGAAPVVAGIGQDLKMLTVGVVTRPFNFEGSYRRKMGEQGIEQLRPLVDTLIVVPNDRLLQTANRHTSMVEAFRMADGVLRQAVQGISDIITQRGIINVDFADVRAIMTQQGSSLMSIGHGTGDNRVVDAVTEAVTSPLLEVSIDGAKGVLLNVIGSEDLGLLEVYDAAEIVARSVDPEAQIMFGAVVDPHFPPGQVRVTLIATGLDASRTAPQRARNFISTATRAPSVPSVVAPAPEPAPRAPAAESVAATAPVSLLPRRSVAADDLDVPAILRRHAVAAGAEA